Proteins from one Sphaeramia orbicularis chromosome 17, fSphaOr1.1, whole genome shotgun sequence genomic window:
- the LOC115436813 gene encoding LOW QUALITY PROTEIN: coatomer subunit alpha-like (The sequence of the model RefSeq protein was modified relative to this genomic sequence to represent the inferred CDS: inserted 1 base in 1 codon; deleted 4 bases in 3 codons), which translates to MLTKFETKSARVKGLSFHPKRPWVLASLHNGVIQLWDYRMCTLIDKFDEHDGPVRGIDFHKQQPLFVSXGDDYKIKVWNYKLRRCLFTLLGHLDYIRTTFFHHEYPWILSASDDQTIRIWNWQSRTCVCVLTGHNHYVMCAQFHPSEDLVVSASLDQTVRVWDISGLRKKNLSPGAVETEVRGISGVDLFRPSDAVVKHVLEGHDRGVNWAAFHPSMPLIVSGADDRQVKIWRMNESKAWELDTCRGHYNNVSCAVFHPRQELILSNSEDKSIRVWDMSKRTGVQTFRRDHDRFWVLGAHPNLNLFAAGHDSGMIVFKLERERPAYAVYGNMLYYVKDRFLRQLDFNSSKDTAVMQLRSGSKFPVFSMSYNPAENAVLLCTRATNLENSTYDLYSIPKESDSQNPDAPEGKRSSGLTAVWVARNRFAVLDRMHSLLIKNLKNEIVKKVQVPSCEEIFYAGTGSLLLRDADGVTLFDVQQKRSLATVKIAKVKYVVWSSDTSHVALLAKHAIMICNRKLESLCNIHENIRVKSGAWDESGVFIYTTSNHIKYALTSGDHGIIRTLDLPIYVTRVRGNSVYCLDRECRPRVLTIDPTEYRFKLALVNRKYDEVLHMVRNAKLVGQSIIAYLQKKGYPEVALHFVKDEKTRFSLALECGNIEVALEAAKALDERSCWERLGEAALLQGHHQVVEMCYQRTKNFDKLTFLYLITGNLAKLRKMMKIAEIRKDMSGHYQAALYLGDVSERVRILKNCGQKSLAYLTAATHGLDEEAEALKETFDPEKETVPEVDPNAQLLQPPPPINPLDTNWPLLTVSKGFFEGAIAAKGKAGQMAADLDMDAPGGEGWGEDAELQLDDDGFMDAQDVLGDEGGLGKEEGGGWEVEEDLDLPPELDLPASTGGGAEDGFFVPPTKGVSPTQMWCNNSQLPVDHILAGSFETAMRLLHDQVGVVNFGPYKSLFMQTLSRGRTCYLGLPSLPCLRSHPQRNWKDCGAKQGLPAVGLRLADLISRLQQCYQLTTAGRFEEAVERFRAILLSVPLLVVDNKQEIAEAQQLITICREYIVGLTMETERKKLPKDTLEQQKRLCEMAAYFTHCNLQPVHMVLVLRTALNLFFKLRNFKMAAGFARRLLELGPKPDVAQQTRKILAACEKTLTDAHQLNYDPHNPFDLCAASFVPLYRGRPVEKCPLSGACYCPTYKGQICRVTQVTEIGKDVIGLRVSPLQFR; encoded by the exons GCCTTAGTTTCCATCCTAAAAGGCCATGGGTTCTCGCTAGTTTGCACAACGGTGTGATTCAGCTGTGGGACTACCGTATGTGCACACTGATCGACAAGTTCGATGAGCATGATG GCCCCGTCAGAGGAATTGACTTCCACAAACAGCAGCCTCTGTTTGTGT GAGGAGATGATTACAAAATTAAG gtgtgGAACTACAAACTGAGGCGCTGCCTCTTTACCCTCCTTGGACACCTG GATTATATCAGAACCACCTTCTTCCATCAT GAGTACCCTTGGATTCTGAGTGCTTCAGATGACCAGACCATCCGTATCTGGAACTGGCAGTCCAGGACCTGTGTCTG TGTTTTGACCGGTCATAACCACTACGTGATGTGTGCTCAGTTCCATCCATCCGAGGACCTGGTGGTGTCGGCCAGT CTGGACCAGACAGTGCGAGTGTGGGATATCTCCG GTCTGAGGAAGAAGAACCTGTCTCCTGGCGCCGTGGAGACGGAGGTGCGCGGTATCTCTGGTGTCGACTTGTTTCGG CCCTCAGATGCTGTCGTCAAGCATGTCCTGGAG GGTCATGACCGGGGGGTCAACTGGGCGGCCTTCCACCCCAGTATGCCTCTCATCGTGTCCGGAGCCGACGATAGGCAAGTCAAGATCTGGAGGATGAACG AGTCTAAAGCGTGGGAGCTGGACACGTGCCGAGGACACTACAACAATGTGTCCTGTGCCGTCTTCCACCCACGTCAGGAGCTCATCCTGTCCAACTCTGAGGACAAGAGCATCCGGGTGTGGGACATGTCCAAGAGGACCGGAGTGCAGACCTTCCGCAGGGACCACGACCGCTTCTGGGTGCTGGGGGCCCACCCGAACCTCAACCTTTTTGCTGCTG GTCATGACAGTGGCATGATTGTGTTCAAGCTGGAGCGTGAGCGTCCAGCCTATGCTGTTTATGGAAACATGCTGTACTATGTCAAGGACCGGTTCCTGCGTCAGCTGGACTTCAACAGCAGCAAAGACACTGCTGTCATGCAGCTTCGCAG TGGGTCTAAGTTCCCAGTTTTCAGCATGTCATACAACCCAGCTGAGAATGCCGTTCTGCTCTGCACT AGGGCGACAAACCTGGAGAACAGCACTTATGATCTGTACTCCATTCCCAAAGAAAGTGACTCCCAGAACCCAGATG CTCCAGAGGGGAAGAGGTCCTCTGGTCTTACAGCAGTCTGGGTCGCCAGGAACAGATTTGCTGTCCTGGATCGTATGCACTCA CTGCTGATTAAGAACCTAAAGAATGAAATTGTGAAGAAGGTTCAGGTTCCGAGCTGTGAGGAGATCTTCTACGCCGGAACAGGTTCGCTGCTGCTGCGCGATGCGGACGGCGTGACACTATTTGACGTGCAGCAGAAGCGATCTCTGGCCACGGTCAAGATCGCCAAGGTCAAGTACGTGGTGTGGAGCTCCGACACCAGCCACGTGGCCCTCCTGGCCAAACACG CCATCATGATCTGCAACCGTAAGCTGGAGAGTCTGTGCAACATTCACGAGAACATCCGAGTGAAGAGCGGAGCCTGGGATGAGAGCGGAGTGTTCATTTACACCACCTCCAACCACATCAAATACGCCCTTACCTCTGG TGATCATGGCATCATCAGGACTCTGGACCTGCCCATCTACGTGACCCGCGTGAGAGGTAACAGCGTGTACTGCCTGGACAGAGAGTGCAGGCCTCGTGTCCTCACCATCGACCCCACCGAGTACCGCTTCAAACTGGCCCTGGTCAACCGCAAGTACGACGAG GTGCTTCATATGGTGCGGAACGCCAAACTGGTGGGTCAGTCCATCATCGCCTACCTGCAGAAGAAGGGCTACCCAGAGGTGGCGCTGCACTTTGTCAAAGATGAGAAGACCCGCTTCAGTCTGGCTCTGGAGTGTGGAAACATCGAG GTGGCGTTGGAGGCAGCCAAAGCCCTGGACGAGCGCAGCTGCTGGGAGCGTCTGGGTGAGGCGGCGCTGCTGCAGGGTCACCACCAGGTTGTGGAGATGTGCTACCAGAGGACCAAGAACTTCGACAAGCTCACCTTCCTCTACCTCATCACTGGAAACCTGGCCAAGCTGCGCAAGATGATGAAGATTG CTGAGATCAGGAAGGACATGAGCGGACACTACCAGGCGGCTCTGTACCTGGGAGACGTCAGCGAGAGAGTCCGCATCCTCAAGAACTGTGGACAGA AGTCTCTGGCTTACCTGACGGCTGCCACCCATGGGCTGGACGAAGAGGCCGAGGCACTGAAGGAGACCTTTGACCCAGAAAAGGAGACG GTTCCAGAGGTTGATCCCAATGCACAGCTGCTGCAGCCCCCTCCACCCATAAACCCTCTGGACACCAACTGGCCTCTGCTCACCGTCTCAAAGGGCTTCTTCGAGGGAGCCATTGCAGCAAAGG GTAAGGCAGGTCAGATGGCTGCTGACCTGGATATGGATGCTCCGGGAGGAGAAGGATGGGGAGAGGATGCAGAGCTCCAGCTTGATGACG ATGGCTTCATGGACGCCCAGGATGTATTAGGGGATGAAGGAGGACTAGGgaaagaagagggaggaggatgGGAGGTAGAGGAAGACCTGGACCTTCCTCCAGAGTTG GATCTACCGGCTAGCACAGGTGGAGGAGCAGAAGACGGTTTCTTCGTTCCACCCACCAAAGGCGTTAGTCCAACCCAGATGTGGTGCAACAACTCCCAGCTGCCAGTGGACCATATCCTGGCCGGCTCCTTCGAAACGGCAATGAGG CTGCTCCATGACCAGGTTGGAGTCGTGAACTTCGGCCCCTACAAGTCTCTGTTCATGCAGACTCTGTCCAGGGGCCGTACTTGTTACCTGGGCCTGCCCTCCCTGCCCTGCCTGCGCAGCCATCCTCAGAGGAACTGGAAG GACTGCGGTGCAAAGCAGGGTCTTCCCGCTGTAGGTCTGCGTCTGGCGGACCTCATCTCCCGTCTGCAGCAGTGCTACCAGCTGACCACGGCCGGACGCTTTGAGGAAGCTGTGGAGCGCTTCAGAGCCATCCTGCTGTCTGTCCCTCTGCTGGTGGTTGATAACAAGCAAGAAATTGCAGAG gctcAGCAACTGATCACAATTTGCAGAGAGTACATAGTGGGTCTGACCATGGAGACGGAGAGGAAGAAGTTGCCTAAAGACACGTTGGAGCAGCAGAAGAGGCTGTGTGAG ATGGCAGCCTATTTCACCCACTGTAACCTGCAGCCGGTCCACATGGTGCTGGTGTTGCGCACAGCCTTGAACCTTTTCTTCAAACTCCGCAACTTCAAGATGGCTGCCGGCTTCGCCAGACGCCTGCTCGAGCTGGGACCGAAGCCCGACGTCGCTCAGCAG ACCCGCAAGATTTTGGCAGCGTGTGAGAAGACACTGACAGATGCTCATCAGCTGAACTACGACCCCCACAACCCCTTTGACCTGTGCGCCGCCTCCTTCGTCCCTCTGTATCGTGGACGTCCTGTAGAGAAGTGCCCACTGTCTGGAGCCTGTTACTGCCCCACCTACAAAGGCCAGATCTGCAGGGTCACACAG GTGACAGAGATCGGCAAGGACGTGATTGGTCTGCGTGTGAGTCCACTTCAGTTCCGCTGA